A window of the Ciconia boyciana chromosome 33, ASM3463844v1, whole genome shotgun sequence genome harbors these coding sequences:
- the HNRNPL gene encoding heterogeneous nuclear ribonucleoprotein L isoform X3: MPKKRQALVEFEDILGACNAVNYAADNQIYIAGHPAFVNYSTSQKISRPGDTDDSRGVNNVLLFTILNPIYSITTDVLYTICNPCGPVQRIVIFRKNGVQAMVEFDSVQSAQRAKASLNGADIYSGCCTLKIEYAKPTRLNVFKNDQDTWDYTNPNLSGQGDPGGNPNKRQRQPPLLGDHPAEYGGPHGGYHGHYHDEGYGPPPPHYEGRRMGPPVGGHRRGPSRYGPQYGHPPPPPPPPEYGPHADSPVLMVYGLDQSKMNCDRVFNIFCLYGNVEKVKFMKSKPGAAMVEMADGYAVDRAITHLNNNFMFGQKLNVCVSKQQAIMPGQSYGLEDGSCSYKDFSGSRNNRFSTPEQAAKNRIQHPSNVLHFFNAPLEVTEDNFYEICDELGVKRPSSVKVFSGKNGPYPYTLKLCFSTAQHAS, from the exons ATGCCCAAGAAGAGACAGGCTTTGGTGGAGTTTGAGGATATCCTTGGCGCCTGCAACGCTGTTAATTACGCAGCCGACAACCAGATCTACATCGCTGGTCACCCCGCCTTCGTCAACTACTCCACCAGCCAGAAGATCTCCCGCCCCGGGGACACGGATGATTCCAGAGGCGTCAACAACGTCCTGCTCTTCACCATCCTCAACCCCATCTACTCCATCACGACG GACGTGCTGTACACCATCTGCAACCCCTGCGGCCCCGTGCAGAGGATCGTTATCTTCAGGAAAAACGGCGTCCAGGCCATGGTGGA GTTTGACTCGGTGCAGAGCGCCCAGCGAGCCAAGGCATCCCTCAACGGGGCTGACATTTACTCCGGGTGCTGCACGCTGAAGATCGAATACGCCAAG CCCACGCGCCTCAACGTCTTCAAGAACGACCAGGATACCTGGGACTACACCAACCCCAACCTCAGCGGACAAG GAGACCCGGGCGGCAACCCCAACAAGCGCCAGCGGCAGCCCCCGCTCCTGGGAGACCACCCTGCGGAGTACG GAGGACCCCACGGCGGATACCACGGGCACTACCACGACGAGGGCTacggccccccgccgccccactACGAAGGGAGAAGGATGGGCCCGCCGGTGGGGGGGCACCGCCGGGGACCCAGCCGGTACGGCCCCCAGTACGggcacccgccgccgcccccgccgccgccggagtACGGCCCCCACGCCGACAGCCCCGTCCTCATGGTCTACGGCCTGGATCAGTCTAAGATGAACTGCGACCGCGTCTTCAACATCTTCTGCCTCTACGGAAATGTGGAGAAG GTGAAGTTCATGAAGAGCAAGCCGGGAGCAGCCATGGTGGAGATGGCGGACGGCTACGCCGTGGACCGGGCCATCACCCACCTCAACAACAACTTCATGTTCGGGCAGAAGCTCAACGTCTG CGTCTCCAAGCAGCAGGCCATCATGCCCGGGCAGTCCTACGGGCTGGAGGACGGATCCTGCAGCTACAAGGACTTCAGCGGCTCCCGCAACAACCGCTTCTCCACGCCCGAGCAGGCGGCCAAGAACAGGATCCAGCACCCCAGCAACGTCCTCCACTTCTTCAACGCTCCCTTGGAGGTGACCGAGGACAACTTCTACGAG